CTTCAAGCTCTTCGCTTTGAAAGTACCTATACAATCCATCCGTGCATAGGAGTATAGTGTCTCCCTCGTATATGGTGAGGGTGTGCTCTTCCACGTAAAGATCACCCTTTATTCCCAAAGCGTTTAACAGCATATTTGTGCCTGGCAGTGTGTGATCGGAGGTGAGGCGTACAAGGTCTCCCCTTCTCAAAAGATAGGCTCTACTATCACCTGCATGAGCAAGTTGCATTCTACCTGCTTCTATCAATACAGCTGTGCAGGTGGTTGCCATACCATCAAGTCCCATAATTCTTGCCTTTTCTAAAATTACCGCATTGGCTCTTAAAAAGGCTTCTTTTAGGATATTTGTCTTACTATTTTTTTTATAAAAATCTACTATGGTTTCCACAGCTAACCTGCTTGCTACATCTCCCCCTTTGTTTCCTCCCACACCGTCAGCAACTACCGCAAGCGTAGTTTTTGAGTCTCCCTTAGTATAAACCAGATAAAAATCCTCGTTATTCTGCCTTATTAATCCTCTGTGCGTTTTACCGGCAATTTGGAGCCTCATAATCTTCTAAACTTAAGCACCACATTACCTATCTTTATAAGGCTTCCGTCCTCAAGCTCCTTTTTTACCACACACTCTCCGTTAACATAAGTACCTGCTTCTGTGTCCAGGTCCGTTATCGTGACTTTATTTTCCCTTACACGAAGGCTTGCATGTCTTTTTTCAATACCTTCACCTTTTATGTGTATATCCACATCGTTACCAGAGCCTATTATTAATTGACAGTCTTTACCTGGTACTTTATAATCCTTCCACTTTTCGCCACCTTCTATGATGACAAGCCAGCCTAAGAAGGGTTCTAACTCCGGGCTAACTATTTTTGTCTTGTCCAGTTCTCCAGATGTGTAGATGATGGTTTTCCCTTCACTTATTACAGTTTCACCGCTTACTATTTTTGTACTTCCCGTAGCTTCCGTATCAACAACATTTCCACAGCTGGGGCATACTTTTACACCTTCTGGTACGAGAGCGCCACAATATGGACATATCATGATATCACCTCCCTTTTTCCATTTATATTAAGCAAGGGCTTAAAAGGTTCAAAAAGCTTGGTGCGACGCTTAAATTCTTCAACTTCTCTACCACTTATTTCCGACAGTTTTTTTAAAAATAACTCCTCCGTATCTCTGGACATAAGAAATACATATATGATTATGCGATTCTTGAGTTTACCTTCTTTGATGGTTGCCATATACAAAACGCCATTTGAAAAAGGTAAGAAATAAACATTCTTCAATAGCATCAGGGCTTCTTCAAAAATGCAGATCTTTATGCGCACTTTTTTAACAATCCTATCATTGTAAAGCTCTATCCTTGATGTATTAAGAACGTCAGATAACAGTAAAGAAATCGCTAAAATACCCATTAAGGGTGCAACAATTTTGAAAAGAGTAAATTCTATCCAAAAAGGTAGCTTAATAACAGGGTTAAAATCTTCATCTTCAGACCATATAGGTGCTGATAAAAGGGCTATGGAAAAGAGAATAACTACGGAAGAAAAAGCCAATAGCCTGAATTTACTATATGCGAATGTTGCCAGTATGTTATCAGTACTCATATTTACCTCACTATGAAAGGATGTCTTTTTATATGATCCGTAGAACCTGCTTCAATACTGCTTTCCAAAAGATAGCTACCTTCCTTCGCATTATGAGGTACTTCAATAAAGGCATCTATTACCCACTTGCCGGGTTTAAACTCATAATCCGTTTTATCCGTCATTAAGGTTTTGCTATCCCTCTGAATTTTTCTCAGTATTAGACCTTTCAAAGGTGTTTCTCTACAGAGTGTATAAACTATGCGATGATTTAGTTTTTCCCCCCTGCTTACTACAGAAGGTATTACTTCATCTTCCTTCACCGTTAAAATCCTGCCACCTTTACAGTCCTCACCCTTTATGATGTCCTGATAAGTGCTGAGGAGCTTCTCACCTGGGCTTCTTCCTGACGCTAAGGCTTTTTCATAAGCCAGCTTGAAGGAAGTCTGCACCTGCTCTCCACAGGAGATCAAGAAAGCTAAGAGCATAACAACAGTTACTTTATAACTTTCCATTCTACATCACCCCCTTCTTCCTTTTTTTCAACTTCTTTTCTCTTTATCTCTTTTGGCTTCTTTTTTTCAGCCAATCCCTTAACTACTTTTTCCTCTTTTTTGTTATCTTCTTTCTCTATTTTTTTATCTTCAAAAACTTCCGAAGATTCCTGCTGTTTGGTTTCTGTCCGTGTATTTGGTATTGTTACAGGTACCGCGGGTTTATCCATCTGTAAAAGCTTCGGAACGTCCTTAGGTTTTTCCCTTCTTAAAAGAAAAAGTACAACCAATGCAAAGGTCATAACTATAATAAAGGCTATAACACCTTTTAGAAGGTAACTACTTTTAAGTTTGAAAAAGGTTGTATTTAATGGAAGGCTTCCCGATATAGGTTTTTCTTCAAAGACGGGTTTATTAGAGACTTTTGAAAACCAATCTATAATTGCCCTTTTAAAGTCTTCAGCTGTTTTGTATCTTTTGTCAAGTTCCTTTGCAAGAGCCTTTTTTATGATATCCTCTATACCTTCTGGGAGTTGAGGGTTGAGATCCCTCGGGTTTGGTGGTTCCTTCTCAAGATGCGACTTCATAATCTCAAAATCTGTCTTTCCAAAAAAAGGTGACCTTCCCGTGAGCATCTGGTAAAGTATCACTCCGACCGCGTAAATGTCACTTTGAAAGCTCGCAGGTTCACCTCTTATTATTTCTGGTGCCATGTACCAGACTGTCCCCATCAGGACTCCTGTCCTTGTTAGTCCTTTGTCCTCTACAGGTTTGGCTATACCAAAGTCAGAGACTTTTACAAAACCATTGGAGAACATTATATTGCTGGGTTTTATATCTCTGTGTATTATGCCGTTTGAATGCATGTAGGAAAGGGCGTTTAACACCTGAACTATAATAGATACAGAATCCTCAAGATTTAGCTTACCTTTTGACATTTTATCTTCAAGAGAACCTCCGTTTACATACTCCATAACTATGTTGATGTTTCCATCTTCGTCTTCTATGTAGTTTAGTATGTTTACCACGTTAGGATGGTGTAGCTTTGCTTGAACTAAAGCTTCTCTCTTAAAGCGTTCCCTAAAATCCTTATCTTTTGCATATTGAGGGTGTAGCGTTTTTACGGCTACAATCTGACCTATCTGTTCATGTATGGCTTTATAGACTATTCCCATTCCACCCTCACCCAACTTTTCCTGTATCAGGTAAGGACCTATCTTTTTACCTATCATATTAAGACTCCTTGAAGACAAACACCGCAAATTCACCCTTTCCTATGATTATTCTGTCTCCATCCTTTAAAACCGCTTCTGTTATCCTATTTTCCGTAGAGTTTAAAAATGTGCCGTTTGCCGAGTTTAAGTCTCTTACAACCGCTTTATTACCTACAAACCCTATCCATGCATGCTCTCTTGAAACCCTATCGTCCTTTATAACTATGTTATTTTTTGTAGGGTCTCTCCCTATCTTCAACCCTTTTTCTGGTATAGGGTACGTTTGCCCAGAAACCGCACCACCCGTACCTAAGAGTACGCCGTTAGTTTTGGAAGGTTGTGCTTTTTGCCTGTCTCTACTTTTGATAAAGTAGTAAGTCCCTCCACCTACAAGCAATAGACCAAATACTACAGGTATAATTAAGAGATAGCTGGTGTATAAACCTTTCTTTGAGGCACTTAGCTTTTCTTGTATCTGTATCTGCAGATTTCTCGCATCCGGCAAGAAAGGATATAACCTCAGAACATCGTCAAGCCTTTTCATTGCTTCTTCATACTCACCTTGTGTGTACTTTTCTATAGCTTCATACCAGAGCTTGTTGAATATGCTTTCCTGATTTAGATTAGCACCGCTAATCCTTACAAATTCCATTATGGTGTTTGAAGGAACGAGGAAGTTAAAACCTTGTATGGGCATTTCACCTTTGACGCTTATGAAAGTCGCCATACCTATAACCTCACCCTTAGTATTAAATACGGGTCCTCCACTGTTTCCCCATGTGAGAGGTGCATCGGTCTGCAATACGGGGGCACCACCCACCTGAACCTTCAAGCCAGAGATCTTACCGCTCGTAACCGTCGGATCAAGTATGGTTTGCTGTCCCAACATAGCATGTTCAAGGACAACGCCAGGGAAACCTACCGCATAAACTGTATCTGTAAGTTTTACGCTGTCAGAAGAGCCAAGCTTTACAGTTGGGAGGTTCTTTGCTTCAATCTTTAGCACCGCCACATCCTTACCGCTTTCTACCTTTAGCTGTAGCTTTCCCTCCTCCACATAAGCTTTTCCAGCTTCCCTTCCTCCCACGGGTGTTATGGGTGGGCTATAGGCTTTTAGTTCACCCACGAACACCTGCCCGTTTTGAAGTATCACGTAAAGCTTTTTTTCAACACTGAAGGGTGCTTCCATTAATTCTTGAAAGGCTTGCTTTTTCTCCTCATCTGACATATCTTTGCCGTACTGATCTATGAGCTTTTGTATAAGCTCGGCTTTAAGTAGTTTTTCGTTGGATTCATGATAAAGCTGTACAACATGCCCGTTTGTAACCACGTAGCCATCAGGCGTTATAATAAAACCGCTACCTGAACCTGCGGTTTGTACTGGTATCTTTTTATCCCCCAGTTTCAATTCAGCCTTCGCCTGAAGAAATATAAGCACAACTGCAGGCTTTACCCTCAGAAGCATTATCGCATCTTGTGTCTGTTGAGCCAAAGAGTAAAAGGGTAGCGCAAAGAAAATAAGTAAAGAGATCATCCACATTATTGTTACCTCCCACGTTTTGATAAAAGGAATAATTCACTTACACATTAAAGTCAAGTCGCATTTATGTCGCACTTTATGTCACGCTTTATGTCGCACTTTGTCACACTCGTATGTGTTACAAGGAAATATAATGTTTTTAGTAGGGGGTTTTAGAGTGTTCGCTCTTTTCAGTTTGAGCAGTTTTGTTCTTTGGCTTATATCTTTCCCGATGGCCGGCTTTCTCTTAAAAGACTTTGATCTTTTGCCTTACTTTCTTGCCGGTCACATAGG
This portion of the Hydrogenobacter sp. genome encodes:
- a CDS encoding serine/threonine-protein kinase, with product MIGKKIGPYLIQEKLGEGGMGIVYKAIHEQIGQIVAVKTLHPQYAKDKDFRERFKREALVQAKLHHPNVVNILNYIEDEDGNINIVMEYVNGGSLEDKMSKGKLNLEDSVSIIVQVLNALSYMHSNGIIHRDIKPSNIMFSNGFVKVSDFGIAKPVEDKGLTRTGVLMGTVWYMAPEIIRGEPASFQSDIYAVGVILYQMLTGRSPFFGKTDFEIMKSHLEKEPPNPRDLNPQLPEGIEDIIKKALAKELDKRYKTAEDFKRAIIDWFSKVSNKPVFEEKPISGSLPLNTTFFKLKSSYLLKGVIAFIIVMTFALVVLFLLRREKPKDVPKLLQMDKPAVPVTIPNTRTETKQQESSEVFEDKKIEKEDNKKEEKVVKGLAEKKKPKEIKRKEVEKKEEGGDVEWKVIK
- a CDS encoding FHA domain-containing protein, giving the protein MICPYCGALVPEGVKVCPSCGNVVDTEATGSTKIVSGETVISEGKTIIYTSGELDKTKIVSPELEPFLGWLVIIEGGEKWKDYKVPGKDCQLIIGSGNDVDIHIKGEGIEKRHASLRVRENKVTITDLDTEAGTYVNGECVVKKELEDGSLIKIGNVVLKFRRL
- a CDS encoding trypsin-like peptidase domain-containing protein; the encoded protein is MISLLIFFALPFYSLAQQTQDAIMLLRVKPAVVLIFLQAKAELKLGDKKIPVQTAGSGSGFIITPDGYVVTNGHVVQLYHESNEKLLKAELIQKLIDQYGKDMSDEEKKQAFQELMEAPFSVEKKLYVILQNGQVFVGELKAYSPPITPVGGREAGKAYVEEGKLQLKVESGKDVAVLKIEAKNLPTVKLGSSDSVKLTDTVYAVGFPGVVLEHAMLGQQTILDPTVTSGKISGLKVQVGGAPVLQTDAPLTWGNSGGPVFNTKGEVIGMATFISVKGEMPIQGFNFLVPSNTIMEFVRISGANLNQESIFNKLWYEAIEKYTQGEYEEAMKRLDDVLRLYPFLPDARNLQIQIQEKLSASKKGLYTSYLLIIPVVFGLLLVGGGTYYFIKSRDRQKAQPSKTNGVLLGTGGAVSGQTYPIPEKGLKIGRDPTKNNIVIKDDRVSREHAWIGFVGNKAVVRDLNSANGTFLNSTENRITEAVLKDGDRIIIGKGEFAVFVFKES
- a CDS encoding protein phosphatase 2C domain-containing protein, producing the protein MRLQIAGKTHRGLIRQNNEDFYLVYTKGDSKTTLAVVADGVGGNKGGDVASRLAVETIVDFYKKNSKTNILKEAFLRANAVILEKARIMGLDGMATTCTAVLIEAGRMQLAHAGDSRAYLLRRGDLVRLTSDHTLPGTNMLLNALGIKGDLYVEEHTLTIYEGDTILLCTDGLYRYFQSEELEEDLKSKMSPQEIIDSLIEKALKAGGADNITAILIQVK